A window of the Aspergillus flavus chromosome 6, complete sequence genome harbors these coding sequences:
- a CDS encoding Isy1-like splicing factor: protein MARNSEKAQSMLFRFRAQQAADLGIIDMGRTRRPKAITSVDSIPMCEKWRGQVLKEISRKVSRIQEPSLSDYQIRDLNDEINKLMREKWIWEMQIRNLGGPNYMRGSGRVYDDEGREIPGGGKGYRYFGRARELPGVKEMFEAAARRGRKPAEEEGEESRGRGGDIATRKVDANYFGYGLDEEDGTLLAYEKQKEKEAVERLREKKEDDVEDGWEPLPGDAGDGVEWRLPTLEEVQEELVDRRRRRLLEKIT from the exons ATG GCGCGAAACAGCGAAAAAGCCCAGTCGATGCTGTTCCGCTTCCGGGCGCAGCAGGCCGCGGATCTCGGAATCATCGACATGGGTCGCACCCGGCGTCCCAAGGCGATCACGTCGGTGGACTCGATCCCCATGTGTGAAAAATGGCGTGGGCAGGTCCTCAAGGAGATTTCGCGCAAGGTGTCCCGCATCCAAGAGCCGAGTTTGAGCGATTATCAGATCCGGGACCTGAACGATGAGATCAACAAGCTGATGCGCGAGAAGTGGATCTGGGAGATGCAGATTCGGAATCTGGGCGGTCCGAATTATATGCGTGGTTCCGGGCGGGtgtatgatgatgaggggAGGGAGATTCCCGGTGGTGGGAAGGGTTATCGATATTTTGGACGCGCTAGGGAGTTACCTGGTGTTAAGGAGATGTTTGAGGCTGCGGCTCGACGTGGTCGTAAGCCTGcggaagaggagggggaAGAGAGTCGCGGTCGAGGTGGGGATATCGCGACGAGGAAGGTCGATGCGAACTATTTCGGCTATGggctggatgaagaggatggtACGCTGCTAGCCTatgagaagcagaaggagaaggaggctgttGAGCGTCTGCgtgaaaagaaggaagacgaCGTTGAGGACGGATGGGAGCCATTGCCTGGTGACGCTGGTGACGGCGTGGAATGGCGATTGCCGACTCTGGAAGAAGTACAGGAGGAGCTTGTTGACCGTCGGAGGAGAAGGctgttggagaagatcaCTTGA
- a CDS encoding P-loop containing nucleoside triphosphate hydrolase protein: MAARIMVLPQAIQAQPTYGKLQNDTGPNLPDYCSMAAKFIPRQTFPSYTSIPRSYFLGHHRAGLKKMQNMLSSIDYVVECRDYRVPVTSINPMFEEALGKTRRLIVYTKRDLGAESGSSAQQQAEKRIRNFDKNSAVFFVSSSSRPDVSSILKHLRNDAEGPDKLVGCRVMVVGMPNVGKSTLINNLRNQGVHKAKAVQTGGQPGITRKIGTPVKIIERENGSHVYVLDTPGVFMPYVPDAENMLKLALCGCVKDSVISPVTLADYLLYHINLHDTQVYERWSPPTNEIMPLLNDFARHTGLLAKGGIPNTDLAALHFIQKWRAGGLGKFILDDLQAEERHRQEGTKDAVGTSMSQARKAERMARKQPQRL, from the exons ATGGCCGCTCGTATCATGGTTCTTCCACAAGCTATACAGGCACAGCCAACCTATGGGAAATTGCAGAATGATACCGGTCCA AATCTACCAGACTATTGTAGCATGGCAGCCAAGTTCATTCCCCGACAGACCTTCCCCAGTTATACGTCCATTCCAAGGTCGTATTTCCTGGGCCATCACCGGGCAGGTCTGAAAAAGATGCAGAATATGCTCTCTTCCATTGACTACGTCGTTGAGTGTCGCGATTATAGAGTACCAGTTACATCTATCAATCCCATGTTTGAAGAAGCCTTGGGGAAAACCAGAcgattaatagtatatacaaAGAGGGATCTAGGTGCGGAATCGGGGTCATCAGCCCAACAACAG gcagagaaaagaattagaaattTCGATAAAAATAGCGCCGTGTTTTTTGTTAGTTCCTCGTCCCGCCCGGATGTGAGTTCTATATTGAAGCATTTACGAAATGATGCCGAAGGACCCGACAAGCTCGTGGGGTGTCGAGTGATGGTTGTCGGGATGCCAAACGTCGGCAAGTCGACGTTAATCAATAATCTGCGAAATCAGGGTGTTCACAAAGCCAAGGCTGTGCAGACAGGCGGCCAACCTGGCATTACGAGGAAAATCGGAACTCCCGTCAAGATCATCGAGAGAGAGAACGGCTCTCATGTTTACGTGCTAGATACGCCCGGTGTCTTCATGCCATATGTTCCAGATGCAGAAAATATGCTGAAACTGGCACTCTGTGGTTGCGTCAAGGACTCTGTGATCTCACCCGTCACATTAGCAGACTATCTGTTATACCATATAAATTTGCATGATACCCAAGTATATGAGCGTTGGTCCCCGCCAACAAATGAAATTATGCCTCTTCTAAACGATTTCGCCCGCCATACCGGACTCCTTGCTAAGGGTGGTATCCCGAACACTGACCTTGCGGCGTTGCATTTTATCCAAAAATGGCGCGCAGGTGGCTTGGGGAAGTTCATCCTGGATGACCTGCAAGCAGAGGAACGTCATCGTCAAGAAGGCACGAAGGATGCGGTGGGCACCAGCATGTCCCAAGCGCGCAAGGCCGAAAGAATGGCAAGGAAACAGCCACAAAGACTgtaa